The DNA window GTCGCGCCAGGCACCTGGAGCCGCCGTTGACTCGACCTGCCTGCTATGCTAGATTCCGGGCTCGCCTGCGGGCATTGCCCGCCGGTGACGGACACCGTTTTCAGGAGTGGCAGCTATGCAGAAGTGGGTCTGTACCGTGTGCGGTTACGTCTACGATCCGGCCGAGAACGACAATGTCGCCTTCGAGGACCTTCCGGACGACTGGGTGTGTCCCGAGTGCGGCGTCGAGAAGGACATGTTCGAGCCGCTCTAGCGGGCCCTGAATACTGGGCAACGGGGGGAGAGCGTGAGCTCGGGGGCCCACGTTCCTGACGGGGCCAGGCAGTGCTCTGGGACGCACCTCGATAGCCCACCCGCTGCTCACAATACACCTGGATGGAGGGGCGATGCGGGTTGTGATCACCGGCCACAAGGGCCAGTTGGGCCGGGAGTTGCTGCGCGTGTTCGGCGGGCACGACATTCTGGGGGTGGATGTGCCCGAGCACGATATCACATCCTACCCCGGCGTCGTGGACGCCATCGCCGCTTTCCACCCTGACCTGGTGGTTCATGGCGCCGCCTACACCGACGTGGACGGCTGCGCCCGCGATCCCCAGCTGGCCCTGCGGGTGAATGGCCTGGGCACCCAGAACATAGCCCTGGCGTGCCTGCGGTCGGACTGCCCTCTCATCTACATAAGCACCAATGAGGTGTTCGACGGCCGGGCCGGCCGTCCCTACCTGGAGACGGACGTGCCCAATCCCATCAACGCCTACGGGCAGTCCAAGCTGATGGGGGAGGTGTACGTCCGATCGCTCCTCTCGCGGTACTACATCGTGCGCCTGGCCTGGCTTTTCAGCCCAGGG is part of the Anaerolineae bacterium genome and encodes:
- a CDS encoding NAD(P)-dependent oxidoreductase, coding for MRVVITGHKGQLGRELLRVFGGHDILGVDVPEHDITSYPGVVDAIAAFHPDLVVHGAAYTDVDGCARDPQLALRVNGLGTQNIALACLRSDCPLIYISTNEVFDGRAGRPYLETDVPNPINAYGQSKLMGEVYVRSLLSRYYIVRLAWLFSPGGNNFPAKMLSLARERDELAVVTDEVSSPTYAPDLADAVAAL
- a CDS encoding rubredoxin → MQKWVCTVCGYVYDPAENDNVAFEDLPDDWVCPECGVEKDMFEPL